Below is a genomic region from Pristis pectinata isolate sPriPec2 chromosome 37, sPriPec2.1.pri, whole genome shotgun sequence.
GATAATATTACAATACAGAAAAAGGCCTGGCTTGTCCATGTGCCTTAAGTGCATCTGCGTTGCTGGTATTCCTGTGGGAGTGAGCTCCCCACTTCACTACGCTACAGGCAAAGATCTTTCTCCGGGACTGACTTTGGATTAACTGGTGATGATCCTGTAAGTGTGTGCCTGTATTCACACTGGATTATCCGCACCGGGAATTATCTTCCCCACCCCAAACCCTATTCAGAATTGTAAAGACTTCCACTGGGTCAGTAAACCAGGGAGACTCGACCTGGTCAACATTTCCGGACAGGTAGGAATCCAGCAGAAGTCAAACTCCTTCATGAACTCAGCCGGTCCAACAGCACCTGcgcaggcagagggatggttgacatctttgggtcgagactcttccaTCAGatggtcctgatacagggtcaaccattccgttctgcctccacagacgctgctcgacccaccgagtccTTCCAGAGGTTTGTTTgtgctctagatcccagcatccgcagtctctcatCTCCAGGCAAGGACTGGATGGCTTTCACCCTTGTCCCAGACGGAATGCTCACTGGGGGAAGGGATGACTGACTTTGAAGAACGCAGCCCGTGGACCTCTAACCTGGCAAAGGGCAGGTTACTATACAGAAAAACAGGCAATGAAAGAAAAACTGTCAACACCCAGAGCCCTGCTGCCACCGACAATTTATATCGCATTATTCATTTTATTGTACATGTTTTATACGGataaaaataaactatttaaatatttcttctgAAAACACGTTTCTTGCATAAAAATGACAATTATGACAAAATACGTTTCGTTCTCTCTGGATTTCAGTAGAAAAACGGCGCTCCCAAACCTCACATGCTGCTGTCGAGATGCTTAGTTACTTTTCACTGCAGGGAGTGATATTTAACATTTCCcattcagttttaaaaggaaaactctggaaacttgaaataaaaacagaaaatactgggaacactctggtggtcaggtaacatctgtggaaagagaaatagtttgtGTTTTAGTTCAAAAATCACCCGTAACTTGAACTGTAACATTGCTTTTCTGTGCCTTCTACTGTAGATGCCACATCTTTTATTCCCCCATTCAATCTCGTTCTCTGCACCTGTCAGCTTCGAGTACCccagggtaaattggtttattgtcacatgtaccaaggtacagtgaaaaactgttttgcacgccatccatacagatcatttcaccacatcagtgcattgaggtagcatgagggaaaagcaatatcagaatgcagaataaagtgttacagttacagaggaagtgcagtgcaggcagacaataaggtgcaagggccacgacgaggtagattgtgaggtcaagagtccatcttattgtacaaggggaccattcgaTAGTCCtacaacaacaggatagaagctgtccttgagcctggtggtacacatcttctgcctgattgggggggggggggggggggtagaagagagaatgtccatggtgggaggggtctttgattacaatggctgctttactgaggcagttgAGTAGGGGTACTGACTAAAGTGACGCTGCAGGCACAGAGACCGCAGAGGAAGAGGTCGCTAGCAGCAGCACTGGCCCAGCCTGTGTGTACTGTACCACCATCAACACAGTTACCCTGCAAGAGCCATCTCCCTACCACTCATTGCCACACCCTCCCCGTCGACCGTTAACAGACGAGGAACCCTAGGAGATGACAGTAGTAGTACCGGGGAGTCGAGGTGGCTCCTGCCTGCCGGCTTTCCTCGGCAACGGCCCCACCACCTCACGTATATGGCAGGCTCGACACGCTGTCCGTTTCCACCTCGATGGAGACCACGTGGTGTCCGGGGATCATGGCCAGACCCAGGACGCGAGGCTCCCCCTGCACCAGGGAATCTGCAATGAGAGAGATCGGGGGGGGGGAACGTTACACttcattcctcccacatcccgggaGCGGCGGATCGAGTTGTTGGTGAGCCCCGGGCGGGGCAGACTGAGCAACGTGCCCATTCTGCTCACCACGGACAGAAAGTGGGGAGGTACTGAGCTGGAGCAGGCAGTAAAGAGACAAGATTGAACCTCGAGGTGGatccttacagcatggaaacaggcccttcagcccactgagtctgtaccgaccatcaacacccatttatttatatattcacccaaggggtgtgggctttgcaggccGAGCCAGCATTCatcgcccatccctagttgcccttgagaaggtggtagcgAGCTGccgtcttgaactgctgcagtccgtgaggtgtgggtgtccccacaatgctgttagggggTTCCAGGggtttgacccagcgacggtgaaggaacggcgatatatttccaagtggattgtgtggctcggagggcaactcccgggggggggggggggggggggggtccccgggcttttgctgcccttgtccttccagctgggagaggtggtgggtttggaaggtgctgtctgaggagtctcggtggcGGAGTGAGTGAACGGTTCTGCATGGGGTGCCTATCGagcgggctgctgtgtcctggatggtgtcgagctttgTGACTGTTATtgagagctgcactcatccaggcgagtggagggtgttccctcacactcctgacttgagccttgtagacggAGGACAGGgtctggggtgtcaggaggcgagttacttgctgcagaactcctcgcctctgacctgctcttgcagccagaTTGTGTATacagctactccagttcagtttctgactGCACTAATCATtttatttccccccacattcccagcagctCCCCcacgattctacccctcacccatacacTGGGGAGGGCAACTTAAAGCAACAgaccccacacatctttgagatgtgggaggaaactggagcagccaggggaagcccacacagtcacagggagagcgtgcaaactccacgcaagcagacagtaccagaggtcaggatgaaccaggagtcagtggagctgTGCTGCCCATTATCTTGGAATTATGTGGGATTTAGGAAGGATGATAGATCCCAGGGGAGCTTTATTACTGGACGGGCCAGGGAGGgtgtggtgatggggaggggcCAGGGTACCCTTACGTGGGAACTGGACAAACACGGGAGCAGGTTTACGCAGAGACGgcagctgcctcacccactgtaCCTGTCGGCTTTAGGTACTCCTGGGCAGAGCCCAAGATGACGTTGCAGTCACGGTCAGTGCAGAGGAAGAGGCCAATCAGCGTCCTGCCGTCGGTCATCCGAATCCGCATGCTCTTGTTCAGCAGGCTCTCCAACGTCTGCCTGGCCTGGGAGTACGGCCCGTCACTTCCCTGAGTGTCCTGTCCCTGTGGGGcacagagggagggatggatgagGGCAGGCTCCTCAAGTACAGGACTGGTTACACCAATATCCACAGGATCACTTGAAACTAATGTAATAACTCAACCACTCGCATTTCTCAAACAGACTTACCAGTCATTACAGATGCAGCATACCGGATGCAGCAtaccggatgcatcacggcttgatacggcaactgctctgcccaagaccgcaagaaattaagagttgtggacacagtccagtccatcgcgcaaaccagcctcccctccattgactccgtttacacttcccgctgccttgggaaagcagccgacataatcaaggacccctcccacattctctctctgctccctctcccgttgcgcagaagatacaaaagcctgagagcacgtaccactgggctcaaggacagcttctaccccactgttagcactcttgaacggacctctcatatgctaaaatatgaacccttgatctcccaatctatcttgtcgtggcccttgccaGTTATTTGCctagctgcactgcactctctctgttgctgcaaCATGAtactctgcattgtttttctttttactactttgaaGTACTTAATGTATGGAACAATCTGTGTGAATCCAAGGAATGATCTCAGGAACAAAAGGCTTaacatgaggagcgtttgatgtttcCGGGCCTGCActcggagttcagaaggatgagggggggatctcattgaaacctcctggatacagaaaggcctggatagagtggacgtggagaggatgtttccatcagtgggagagtccgggatccgagggcacagcctcagaataaagggacgtccctttagaactgagatgaggaggaatttcctcagccagaaggtggtgaatctgtggaattcgttgccatagagggcagtggaagccattcattgggggtatttaaggcagagattgacaggtttttAACTGGTGAGGGGGCTCGGGGTTatgggggggtggaaggaggatggagttggaaaaaaaaatcagttacaattgaatagcagagcaggcttgatggactgaacggcctaattctgctcctgtatcttatgaatggtacgcaaaacaagagcttttcactgtatcttggtacacgtgacaataataaaccaaacatcTATACAGCCACTTTCACAAGTTCAGAACACCTGAAACGATTCACACCCCAATTACgtaaaaacaaagtgttggaaacactcaacaagccaccaatgtctgtggagggagaagcggttaacatttcaggtctgggatgcttcgccagaactggaaaagggaaaaaaaatattgatttttaattttcttagttttattttagagcgtggtaacaggcccttacagcccaacgagtctgcgccgcccatttaaaacccccaaattaacctacccgtacgtctttagaatgtgggaggaaactggagcacccggaggaaacccacgcagacacgggtagaatggacaaaatccttacagacagcggcaggaattgaacccgggtcgctggtgctgtaaagcattacgctgaccgctacactgccatgccgccctattaaatctttctcatgtGCTATTATtagagaacataaattatacacaatttttacacagaacacatttagaacaaaaaaaaggacccctagtacgataacactgagattggtttattattgtcacttgtactgaggtacagtgaaaaacttgtcttgcataccgatcgtacagatcaattcattacacagtgcattgaggcagtacagggtaaacacaataacagaatacagagtaaagtgtcacagctacagggaagtgcattgcaggcagacaaagaggtgcaaggtcaaacaaagtagattctgaggtcaagagtccatctcatcaatagtcttatcaccatggggtagaagctgtccttgagcctggtggtacgtgccctcaggctcctgtatcttctgcctgatgggagaggagagaagagagaatgtcctgggtgggtggggtctttgattatgctggctgcttcaccaagacagcgagaggtaaagacagagtccatggaggggaggctggtgtccgtgatgcactgggctgtgtccacaaccctgcagtttcttgcggtcccgggcagagcagttgctgtaccaagccgtgatacatccagataggatgctttctatgttgcatcgataaaagttggtgagtgtcaaaggggacatgcctcttgacctcacaatctacctcgttgtgaccttgcaccttatt
It encodes:
- the naa38 gene encoding N-alpha-acetyltransferase 38, NatC auxiliary subunit, which encodes MAALPGPGQNGELGEEQRNGPGGQDTQGSDGPYSQARQTLESLLNKSMRIRMTDGRTLIGLFLCTDRDCNVILGSAQEYLKPTDSLVQGEPRVLGLAMIPGHHVVSIEVETDSVSSLPYT